A window from Sinorhizobium fredii encodes these proteins:
- a CDS encoding class I SAM-dependent methyltransferase has protein sequence MSGPPSVGNSHARLMDRMYRYQRYIYDFTRKYYLFARDTLIRELDAPPGGSVLEIGCGTGRNLAMIGDLYPTARLFGLDISAEMLATAKAKLRRHGRPDANLRIADATNFTAASFGEAGFDRIVISYALSMIPDWQKAVDAAIDALHPGGSLHVADFGQQEGWPGGFRRLLQGWLKRFHVTPRESLFDVMRARAERDGAALELRTIGRGYAWIAVYRRPADVQAP, from the coding sequence ATGAGCGGCCCGCCGTCCGTTGGCAACAGCCATGCCCGGCTCATGGACCGGATGTACCGCTACCAGCGCTACATCTATGATTTTACCAGGAAATATTACCTCTTCGCCCGCGACACGCTGATCCGCGAACTGGACGCGCCGCCGGGCGGTTCGGTGCTCGAGATCGGCTGCGGCACCGGGCGTAACCTGGCGATGATCGGCGATCTCTATCCAACGGCACGCCTTTTCGGTCTCGACATCTCCGCCGAGATGCTCGCAACCGCCAAGGCGAAGCTTCGGCGCCACGGACGGCCGGATGCAAACCTGCGCATAGCCGACGCGACGAACTTCACTGCCGCCTCTTTCGGTGAGGCGGGCTTTGACCGAATCGTCATCTCCTATGCGCTGTCGATGATTCCCGACTGGCAGAAGGCGGTCGACGCGGCGATCGACGCCCTCCATCCGGGCGGCTCGCTGCATGTCGCCGATTTCGGCCAGCAGGAGGGATGGCCGGGCGGCTTCCGCCGCCTCCTCCAGGGCTGGCTGAAGCGCTTTCACGTCACGCCACGCGAATCGCTGTTCGACGTCATGCGCGCCAGGGCCGAGCGGGACGGCGCCGCACTGGAGCTCAGGACGATCGGCAGAGGCTATGCATGGATCGCTGTCTACCGCCGTCCGGCGGACGTGCAGGCTCCGTGA
- a CDS encoding glycoside hydrolase family 25 protein: MRRLLLALLPIATILSACTSTDYDLVRTASIPPRFQDTDPQDFGDRTPHHHSVHGIDVSKWNGDIDWMRVKNSGVSFAFIKATEGKDRVDSRFHEYWPRARAAGLAYAPYHFYYFCSSADAQADWFIANVPRSAVHLPPVLDVEWNGESKTCRYRPSPDTVRSEMKRFMDRLEAHYGKRPIIYTSVDFHRDNLVGAFNDYHFWVRSVAKHPKDIYVDRRWAFWQYTSTGVIPGIEGHTDINAFAGSAKNWKKWVAAVSQ, encoded by the coding sequence ATGCGCCGGCTCCTCCTGGCTTTGCTGCCCATCGCCACCATTCTCTCCGCCTGCACGTCCACCGACTACGACCTCGTGCGCACGGCCTCCATACCGCCGCGCTTCCAGGACACCGATCCGCAGGATTTCGGCGATCGCACACCGCACCATCACAGCGTCCACGGCATCGACGTTTCCAAATGGAACGGCGACATCGACTGGATGAGGGTCAAGAACTCCGGCGTTTCCTTCGCCTTCATCAAGGCAACCGAGGGCAAGGACCGCGTCGATTCGCGCTTCCACGAATATTGGCCGCGCGCGCGCGCCGCCGGGCTCGCCTATGCCCCCTACCATTTCTACTATTTCTGCTCGAGCGCGGACGCGCAGGCCGACTGGTTCATCGCCAATGTACCGAGGAGCGCTGTCCATCTGCCGCCGGTTCTCGATGTCGAGTGGAACGGCGAATCGAAGACCTGCCGCTACCGCCCGTCGCCGGACACCGTGCGCTCCGAGATGAAGCGGTTCATGGACCGCTTGGAAGCGCATTACGGCAAGCGGCCGATCATCTACACCTCCGTCGATTTCCACCGCGACAATCTCGTCGGCGCCTTCAACGACTATCACTTCTGGGTGCGTTCCGTCGCCAAGCACCCCAAGGACATTTACGTCGACCGACGCTGGGCCTTCTGGCAATACACCAGCACCGGAGTCATTCCGGGCATCGAAGGCCATACCGACATCAACGCCTTCGCGGGCTCCGCCAAGAATTGGAAGAAATGGGTGGCGGCGGTTTCGCAATAG
- a CDS encoding lytic murein transglycosylase, whose protein sequence is MIGKARNAFLTLGLLALSSTSALAQTQPQPQTPVACGGDLAAFLEGVKAEAIGKGIPADVADRALAGAAIDQKVLSRDRAQGVFKQTFTEFSKRTVSKARLDIGAQKMKEYADVFARAESEFGVPAPVITAFWAMETDFGAVQGDFNTRNALVTLAHDCRRPEMFRPQLLAAIEMVQHGDLDPAVTTGAWAGEIGQVQMLPEDIIAYGIDGDGDGHVNLKKSAPDSILTAAKFIQSLGFTAGQPWIQEVSVPDELPWEKTGLQAGMTAGDWFALGVTPRDGNTSHGSLEASLVLPQGRKGVAFLTYPNFKIYLEWNQSFIYTTSAAYFATRLAGAPPYQAGNPEPGLGDAEMKALQTKLQALGHDVGKIDGILGSGTRTALQKEQLKLGLPADGWATPDLLQAL, encoded by the coding sequence ATGATTGGCAAGGCTCGCAACGCGTTCCTCACCCTTGGCCTGCTCGCCCTCTCCAGCACCTCGGCGCTGGCTCAGACGCAGCCCCAACCGCAGACCCCCGTTGCCTGCGGCGGCGATCTCGCTGCCTTTCTGGAGGGCGTCAAGGCCGAGGCGATCGGCAAGGGCATCCCCGCCGATGTCGCGGACCGGGCGCTCGCCGGGGCGGCCATCGACCAGAAGGTATTGAGTCGCGACCGCGCCCAGGGCGTGTTCAAGCAGACCTTCACCGAGTTTTCCAAGCGCACCGTCAGCAAGGCGCGGCTCGACATCGGCGCCCAGAAGATGAAGGAATATGCCGACGTCTTCGCCCGCGCGGAGAGTGAGTTCGGCGTGCCGGCGCCGGTGATCACGGCGTTCTGGGCGATGGAAACCGATTTCGGCGCCGTTCAGGGCGATTTCAACACACGCAATGCGCTGGTGACGCTGGCGCATGACTGCCGCCGGCCGGAAATGTTCCGGCCGCAGCTCCTTGCCGCCATCGAAATGGTCCAGCACGGCGATCTCGACCCGGCGGTGACCACGGGCGCCTGGGCCGGCGAGATCGGTCAGGTGCAGATGCTGCCGGAGGACATCATCGCCTATGGCATCGATGGCGACGGCGATGGGCACGTAAATCTGAAGAAGAGCGCGCCGGATTCAATTCTGACCGCGGCGAAGTTTATCCAGAGCCTCGGCTTCACCGCGGGACAGCCCTGGATCCAGGAAGTCAGCGTGCCGGATGAACTGCCCTGGGAAAAGACGGGCCTGCAGGCGGGCATGACGGCGGGCGACTGGTTCGCTCTTGGCGTCACTCCGCGCGACGGCAATACCTCGCATGGGTCGCTTGAGGCCTCGCTGGTGCTGCCCCAGGGGCGAAAGGGCGTAGCCTTCCTGACCTACCCGAACTTCAAGATCTATCTCGAATGGAACCAGTCGTTCATCTATACGACGTCGGCCGCCTATTTCGCCACCCGCCTCGCCGGCGCCCCGCCCTACCAGGCCGGCAATCCGGAACCGGGCCTCGGCGATGCGGAGATGAAGGCACTGCAGACGAAGCTGCAGGCGCTCGGCCACGACGTCGGCAAGATCGACGGTATTCTCGGCTCGGGCACACGCACGGCCCTGCAGAAGGAGCAGCTGAAACTCGGCCTGCCGGCCGACGGTTGGGCGACGCCGGATCTGCTCCAGGCGCTCTGA
- a CDS encoding DMT family transporter → MLSSGRTATTHMTLRLWLLLMLLGLIWGGSFFFARVAVAHVPPFTLVLLRLSLAAIALHIYLRGNHGLYPALVGRWREFLVMGLVNNAIPHAFIFLGQTHIGAGLAAILNATTPVWTVLIANVATEDERLTAAKISGCLLGLTGTVVLIGPSALAGLFGDAGDVPLWALVLPVLAAVSYGLSATYGKRFRNLAPPVTAAGQLTASTIVMLPVAAFVDTPWILPMPPLSAVLAILGLALVSTAYAYILFFRIMAEAGATNTSLVTLLVPPSAILLGYLFLGETLQVTDLAGMALIAAGLAVLDGRMLRPRSST, encoded by the coding sequence ATGCTATCATCCGGCAGAACCGCCACCACCCACATGACCCTGCGGCTTTGGCTGCTGCTGATGCTGCTCGGCCTGATCTGGGGCGGGTCTTTCTTTTTCGCCCGCGTGGCGGTTGCCCATGTCCCGCCCTTCACGCTCGTGCTGCTGCGCCTCAGCCTCGCCGCGATCGCCCTGCACATCTACTTGCGCGGCAATCATGGCCTCTACCCGGCGCTCGTTGGACGCTGGCGGGAATTTCTGGTCATGGGCCTCGTCAACAACGCCATTCCGCATGCTTTCATCTTTCTCGGCCAGACCCATATCGGTGCCGGGCTGGCCGCCATTCTGAACGCGACGACGCCCGTCTGGACGGTGCTCATTGCCAATGTCGCAACGGAAGACGAGCGCTTGACCGCGGCCAAGATCAGCGGCTGTCTGCTCGGGCTCACCGGCACCGTGGTGCTCATCGGCCCGAGCGCGTTAGCAGGCCTTTTCGGGGACGCGGGGGACGTACCGCTCTGGGCCCTCGTCCTGCCGGTTCTCGCGGCCGTGAGCTATGGCCTGTCCGCCACCTACGGCAAGCGCTTTCGCAATCTGGCGCCGCCGGTGACGGCCGCCGGACAACTGACGGCCTCGACCATCGTCATGCTGCCGGTCGCCGCCTTCGTGGACACCCCATGGATCCTCCCGATGCCGCCGCTCTCCGCCGTGCTGGCGATCCTCGGCCTGGCGCTCGTCTCGACCGCCTATGCCTATATTCTGTTCTTCCGCATCATGGCGGAGGCCGGTGCCACCAACACGTCGCTGGTCACGCTTCTCGTGCCGCCAAGCGCGATTCTTCTCGGCTATCTCTTCCTTGGCGAGACGCTGCAGGTCACCGACCTCGCCGGGATGGCGCTGATCGCGGCGGGCCTCGCCGTCCTCGATGGGCGCATGTTGCGGCCGCGCTCGTCGACCTGA
- the metF gene encoding methylenetetrahydrofolate reductase [NAD(P)H]: MNARTLYPAERGNLRLSFEYFPPKNEEMEIQLFQTISDLSVFAPAFQTVTYGAGGSTKARSLTTVKRMIGEMGLNNTAAHLTCVGAPKAEVDAVIDEFVACGVRHFVALRGDPQGGIGSAYEPFPGGYESSASLVKALRARGDFEISVSAYPEKHPESADVAADIDMLKRKVDSGATRAITQFFFDNDDFERYLERVRRAGVQIPVVPGILPINNLTQVIRFAGLCGSKVPEAIISRLAHLDDQPEERFKEASHIAAEQIVDLARRGLRDFHLYTMNRSPLIAAVCELVGYQRRPLRPAAAPSYPAVATA; the protein is encoded by the coding sequence ATGAACGCACGGACGCTTTATCCCGCGGAGCGCGGCAATCTCAGACTTTCCTTCGAATACTTTCCGCCGAAGAACGAAGAGATGGAAATCCAGCTCTTCCAGACCATATCGGATCTCTCGGTCTTCGCGCCGGCATTTCAGACGGTGACCTACGGAGCCGGCGGCTCGACCAAGGCGCGTTCGTTGACCACGGTCAAGCGGATGATTGGGGAGATGGGGCTGAACAACACGGCGGCCCACCTGACCTGCGTCGGCGCGCCGAAAGCCGAAGTCGATGCGGTGATCGACGAGTTCGTCGCCTGTGGCGTCCGGCATTTCGTAGCGCTGAGGGGTGATCCGCAAGGCGGTATCGGCAGCGCCTACGAGCCCTTTCCGGGCGGATATGAAAGCTCGGCGTCGCTCGTCAAGGCGCTTCGTGCCCGCGGCGATTTCGAGATTTCCGTCTCCGCCTATCCGGAAAAGCACCCGGAGAGCGCTGATGTCGCGGCCGATATCGACATGCTGAAGCGCAAGGTCGACAGCGGCGCCACGCGCGCGATCACCCAGTTCTTCTTCGACAATGACGATTTCGAACGATATCTCGAGCGGGTGCGGCGCGCCGGCGTGCAGATCCCGGTCGTCCCGGGCATCCTGCCGATCAACAATCTGACGCAGGTCATCCGTTTCGCCGGACTTTGCGGCTCGAAGGTACCGGAGGCGATCATCTCGCGGCTTGCTCATCTCGACGACCAGCCGGAGGAGCGGTTCAAGGAGGCGAGCCATATCGCTGCCGAACAGATCGTCGATTTGGCGCGTCGGGGTCTACGCGACTTCCACCTTTATACGATGAACCGGTCGCCGCTCATCGCGGCCGTCTGTGAACTGGTCGGCTATCAGCGCCGACCGCTCAGGCCCGCCGCCGCACCCTCCTATCCGGCGGTCGCTACGGCTTAG
- a CDS encoding ArsR/SmtB family transcription factor: MTNRGTLGLDALVDVLKAAGEPTRMRLLALLAAGDLTVTDLTEILGQSQPRISRHLKLLAEVALIDRYQEGAWAYFRLRQEGGRVALVRELLAASAPDDAILARDSIRLATLKKARAEKAQAYFSRNAAEWDELRRLHVSEGDVEAALKTMVGDEPVDSLLDLGTGTGRILQLFEGLYRRGIGVDASRDMLAVARSNLDRAGITKASIRHGDIFNLPLDGQSFDLVTIHQVLHFLEDPEAAIAEAARMLVPGGRLVIIDFAPHGLEYLRNEHAHARLGFAHQTMADWLQKAGLTLEKTTDLAPEGGEEGKLTVTIWLARDERAAAVADMPRQRLQAGGI; encoded by the coding sequence ATGACGAACCGTGGAACGCTTGGCTTGGATGCCTTGGTCGACGTCCTGAAGGCGGCGGGCGAGCCGACGCGTATGCGTCTTCTGGCGCTGCTTGCGGCCGGCGATCTGACCGTGACCGATCTTACCGAAATTCTCGGCCAGTCGCAGCCTCGCATTTCCCGGCACCTGAAACTGCTTGCGGAAGTGGCGCTGATCGATCGCTACCAGGAGGGCGCCTGGGCCTATTTCCGTCTACGGCAGGAGGGCGGGCGGGTCGCGCTTGTCCGCGAGCTTCTCGCGGCGTCGGCACCGGACGATGCGATCCTTGCCAGAGATTCCATTCGGCTTGCGACCCTGAAGAAGGCGCGCGCCGAGAAGGCCCAGGCCTATTTCAGCCGCAACGCTGCCGAGTGGGACGAGCTGAGGCGCCTGCATGTCAGCGAAGGCGACGTCGAGGCAGCCTTGAAGACGATGGTCGGCGACGAACCGGTCGACAGCCTGCTCGATCTCGGAACCGGCACGGGCCGCATCCTGCAGCTCTTCGAGGGGCTCTACCGGCGCGGTATCGGCGTCGACGCCAGCCGTGACATGCTGGCGGTGGCACGTTCCAATCTCGACCGGGCCGGCATCACCAAGGCTTCGATCCGCCACGGCGACATCTTCAACCTGCCGCTGGACGGCCAGTCCTTCGACCTCGTGACGATCCATCAGGTGCTCCACTTCCTCGAAGATCCGGAGGCGGCGATCGCCGAGGCGGCGCGCATGCTCGTGCCCGGAGGGCGGCTCGTGATCATCGATTTTGCCCCGCACGGCCTCGAATATCTGCGCAACGAGCACGCTCACGCCCGCCTTGGCTTTGCCCATCAGACGATGGCCGATTGGCTGCAGAAGGCCGGACTGACACTCGAGAAGACGACGGATCTTGCCCCGGAAGGCGGGGAAGAGGGGAAACTGACGGTCACGATCTGGCTGGCGCGCGACGAGCGGGCTGCCGCTGTGGCCGATATGCCGCGACAGCGCCTACAGGCGGGGGGAATTTGA
- the ettA gene encoding energy-dependent translational throttle protein EttA: protein MARQFIYHMAGLNKAYGNKKVLENIHLSFYPDAKIGILGPNGAGKSTVLRIMAGLDHEYTGEAWVAEGATVGYLPQEPQLDAQKNVLENVMEGVAAKKAIIDRYNELMMNYSDETAEEGAKLQDIIDSQNLWDLDSQVEMAMDALRCPPGDAEVTNLSGGEKRRVALCKLLLSQPDLLLLDEPTNHLDAETIAWLEKHLREYPGAVLMITHDRYFLDNVTGWILELDRGRGIPYEGNYSAYLQAKAKRMAQEGREEATRQKAISREQEWIASSPKARQAKSKARIRAYDELVKAAADRRPGDAQIIIPVGERLGQVVIEAENISKGYDDQLLIEGLSFKLPPGGIVGVIGPNGAGKTTLFRMITGQEQPEEGAIRIGDSVQLGYVDQSRDALDGNKTVWEEISGGNDVIRLGKHEVNSRAYCSSFNFKGGDQQQKVGTLSGGQRNRVHLAKMLKAGGNVILLDEPTNDLDTETLAALEDALENFAGCAVIISHDRMFLDRLATHILAFEGDSHVEWFEGNFEDYEKDKIRRLGPDSVNPKRVTYKRLTR, encoded by the coding sequence ATGGCACGTCAGTTTATCTACCACATGGCCGGGCTCAACAAGGCCTATGGCAACAAGAAGGTCCTGGAGAACATCCATCTGTCGTTCTATCCGGACGCTAAGATCGGCATTCTCGGCCCCAACGGCGCCGGCAAGTCCACGGTTCTGCGGATCATGGCCGGGCTCGACCACGAATATACCGGCGAGGCCTGGGTCGCCGAAGGCGCGACCGTCGGCTACCTGCCGCAGGAGCCGCAGCTCGATGCGCAGAAGAACGTGCTCGAGAACGTCATGGAAGGCGTGGCCGCGAAGAAGGCGATCATCGACCGCTACAACGAGCTGATGATGAACTATTCCGACGAGACGGCGGAAGAGGGCGCCAAGCTTCAGGACATCATCGATAGCCAGAACCTCTGGGATCTCGACAGCCAAGTCGAAATGGCGATGGACGCGCTCCGCTGCCCGCCGGGCGACGCCGAGGTCACCAATCTGTCCGGCGGCGAGAAGCGCCGCGTGGCACTCTGCAAGCTGCTCTTGTCGCAGCCGGACCTGCTGCTTCTCGACGAACCGACCAACCATCTCGACGCCGAGACGATCGCCTGGCTCGAAAAGCACCTGCGCGAATATCCGGGCGCCGTGCTGATGATCACCCACGACCGCTACTTCCTCGACAACGTCACCGGCTGGATTCTCGAGCTCGATCGTGGCCGCGGCATTCCCTATGAAGGCAACTATTCCGCCTATCTGCAGGCAAAGGCCAAGCGTATGGCCCAGGAAGGGCGTGAAGAGGCGACCCGCCAGAAGGCCATCAGCCGCGAGCAGGAGTGGATCGCCTCGAGCCCGAAGGCCCGCCAGGCGAAGTCGAAGGCGCGTATCCGCGCCTATGACGAGTTGGTAAAGGCGGCGGCCGACAGGCGTCCGGGCGACGCCCAGATCATCATTCCGGTCGGCGAGCGGCTCGGCCAGGTGGTCATCGAAGCGGAGAACATCTCCAAGGGCTATGACGACCAGTTGCTGATCGAGGGCCTGAGCTTCAAGCTGCCGCCGGGCGGCATCGTCGGCGTCATCGGCCCGAACGGCGCCGGTAAGACGACGCTGTTCCGGATGATCACCGGCCAGGAGCAGCCCGAAGAGGGCGCGATCCGCATCGGCGACAGCGTGCAGCTCGGCTATGTCGACCAGAGCCGCGACGCGCTCGACGGCAACAAGACGGTGTGGGAGGAAATCTCCGGCGGCAACGACGTCATCAGGCTCGGCAAGCACGAGGTCAATTCGCGGGCCTATTGCTCGTCCTTCAATTTCAAGGGCGGTGACCAGCAGCAGAAGGTCGGCACGCTTTCCGGCGGCCAGCGCAACCGCGTGCACCTCGCCAAGATGCTCAAGGCCGGCGGCAACGTCATCCTGCTCGACGAGCCGACCAACGACCTCGACACCGAGACGCTTGCCGCACTCGAGGATGCGCTCGAAAACTTCGCCGGCTGCGCGGTGATCATCAGCCACGACCGCATGTTCCTCGATCGCCTGGCGACCCATATCCTCGCCTTCGAGGGCGACAGCCATGTCGAATGGTTCGAAGGCAACTTCGAGGATTACGAGAAGGACAAGATCCGCCGGCTCGGTCCCGACTCGGTCAACCCGAAGCGGGTGACGTACAAACGCCTGACGCGGTAA
- a CDS encoding ribonuclease T2, translating into MAVRAIVQVVRVAALALGLGMSSLAAAEESPGEEMKTVPDGARTEYVLAVSWQPGFCETRPTRKECVDQTSDRFDATHFSLHGLWPLKKSYCGVETELKAQDRKGEWLELPKLAMADETAARLIVAMPGVKSGLDRHQWLRSGTCQADNADDYFTLQLRLLDELNASAVRALFADRIGSEIGEKQIKAAFEQSFGAGAGDRVRMRCQTVEGRSVITGFTIGLSGDLSGQAGLAGLIKAAGPTEFKCAKGIADAAGRG; encoded by the coding sequence ATGGCAGTGCGAGCTATCGTACAGGTGGTAAGAGTTGCAGCGCTTGCTCTTGGGTTGGGGATGTCGTCTCTGGCCGCCGCAGAGGAGTCGCCGGGTGAAGAGATGAAGACGGTACCGGATGGGGCAAGGACGGAATATGTGCTGGCGGTCAGTTGGCAGCCCGGTTTTTGCGAGACGCGGCCCACGCGCAAGGAATGCGTCGACCAGACCTCGGACCGGTTCGATGCGACGCATTTCTCGCTCCACGGCCTTTGGCCCTTGAAGAAGAGCTATTGCGGCGTGGAGACGGAACTGAAGGCGCAAGACCGCAAGGGGGAGTGGCTCGAGCTGCCGAAACTCGCCATGGCAGACGAGACCGCCGCGCGTCTCATCGTCGCCATGCCGGGGGTGAAATCCGGCCTCGACCGGCACCAATGGCTGCGAAGCGGCACCTGCCAGGCCGACAACGCCGACGACTATTTCACGCTCCAGCTTCGTCTTCTCGACGAGCTGAACGCATCGGCGGTGCGTGCCCTGTTTGCCGACAGGATCGGTTCGGAGATTGGCGAAAAGCAGATCAAGGCGGCCTTCGAACAGAGTTTCGGAGCAGGGGCCGGTGATCGGGTGCGCATGCGCTGCCAGACCGTCGAGGGCCGCAGCGTAATCACCGGTTTCACCATTGGGCTTTCCGGCGATCTCTCGGGCCAAGCGGGTCTCGCGGGCCTCATAAAGGCGGCCGGGCCGACCGAGTTCAAATGCGCCAAGGGGATCGCCGACGCCGCCGGGCGGGGCTGA
- a CDS encoding alpha/beta hydrolase — MFGQVRTLQSPTGATLAWRHRTASDAPRGILLVSHGLAEHSGRYARFAEAMAQHGFHVYAHDHRGHGESRAADAQLGLFSKRGGSEKVIADLRAVRQMAAANHPGLPVVLFGHSMGGLIALNAAETDPELYDALAVWNSNFRPGPAGRGGQLILAIERMLKGSDVPSPLLSQLTFGAWSKAIAARKTEFDWLSRDEDEVAKYIADPLCGFETSVSLWIDVFELAFAGARSDRLARLPATLPVHLVGGSADPSTLNGDVIDWLGRRMKARGMADVTITIYEGMRHETLNEIGRETATEDFARWCLKAVGVRNRIDETT; from the coding sequence ATGTTCGGGCAGGTAAGGACACTTCAAAGCCCGACGGGTGCGACGCTCGCATGGCGCCATCGGACGGCTTCCGATGCGCCGCGAGGCATATTGCTGGTCAGCCATGGGCTTGCCGAACATTCCGGCCGCTACGCCCGCTTTGCCGAAGCCATGGCCCAGCATGGCTTCCATGTCTACGCACACGATCATCGTGGCCACGGCGAGAGCCGCGCGGCCGATGCGCAGCTCGGTCTCTTCTCTAAGCGCGGTGGCTCCGAAAAGGTGATTGCCGATCTGCGCGCCGTGCGGCAGATGGCCGCCGCCAACCATCCCGGGCTGCCGGTCGTGCTGTTCGGCCACTCGATGGGTGGGCTGATCGCCCTGAACGCTGCCGAGACCGATCCGGAACTTTATGACGCGCTCGCCGTCTGGAACTCCAATTTTCGCCCCGGTCCCGCCGGCCGCGGCGGCCAACTGATCCTCGCGATCGAACGAATGCTGAAGGGTTCGGACGTCCCGAGCCCGCTGCTTTCGCAACTCACCTTCGGCGCCTGGAGCAAAGCCATTGCCGCTCGGAAGACCGAATTCGACTGGCTGTCGCGCGACGAGGACGAAGTTGCAAAGTATATCGCCGATCCGCTCTGCGGCTTCGAGACCAGCGTCTCACTCTGGATCGACGTCTTCGAACTTGCCTTTGCCGGTGCGCGGTCCGACCGGCTCGCCCGCTTGCCGGCGACGCTGCCGGTCCACCTGGTCGGCGGCAGCGCCGACCCCTCAACCTTGAACGGCGACGTCATCGACTGGCTCGGCCGACGCATGAAGGCGCGCGGCATGGCCGACGTGACGATCACGATATATGAGGGAATGCGCCACGAGACGCTCAACGAAATCGGCCGCGAAACCGCGACGGAAGATTTCGCCCGCTGGTGCCTGAAAGCCGTCGGGGTGAGGAACCGCATAGACGAAACAACATGA
- a CDS encoding thiamine pyrophosphate-binding protein encodes MKTGGQLVVEALIANGVERISCVPGESYLAVLDALHDTDIDVVVCRQEGGAAMMADAWGRLTGEPGICMVTRGPGATNASAGLHVARQDSIPMILFIGQVQRDAREREAFQEIEYRRALTEVAKWVGEIDDPARIAEFVTRAFAVATSGRPGPVVLTLPEDMLTERTEAPAARPYQPVESHPGPSQIARLADLLTEAKRPIAILGGTRWSAESVADFEQFAERWHLPVGCSFRRQMLFDHLHPSYAGDVGIGVNPALAKEIKEADLVLLLGGRFSEMPSSSYTLLDVPYPKQRLVHVHPDPSELGRVYRPDLAIAASPRDFVAALAGIEPTGTPGWAPRTAAMHETYLRWSTPPETGPGDVRMGPIMNWIEANTAPDAIFTNGAGNYATWLHRFHRFRRYGTQAAPASGSMGYGLPAAVAAKRLHPNREVICFAGDGCFLMHGQEFATAVRYALPIIVLVINNGIYGTIRMHQEREYPGRVSATDLTNPDFAALARAYGGHGETVERTEEFANAFLRARASRKPAIIEIKLDPEAITPARTLSEIRKG; translated from the coding sequence ATGAAGACGGGCGGGCAACTGGTGGTCGAGGCGCTCATCGCAAACGGCGTCGAGCGCATCTCCTGCGTGCCGGGCGAAAGCTACCTGGCCGTTTTGGATGCGCTCCACGACACCGACATCGACGTCGTCGTCTGCCGCCAGGAAGGCGGTGCGGCGATGATGGCGGATGCCTGGGGCCGGCTGACCGGCGAGCCCGGCATCTGCATGGTCACGCGCGGCCCCGGCGCCACCAATGCCTCCGCCGGGCTTCACGTCGCCCGCCAGGATTCGATCCCGATGATCCTCTTCATCGGCCAGGTGCAGCGTGACGCCCGCGAACGCGAGGCCTTCCAGGAGATCGAATATCGCCGCGCCCTCACCGAGGTCGCCAAATGGGTGGGCGAGATCGACGATCCGGCGCGGATTGCTGAATTCGTCACCCGCGCCTTTGCCGTCGCGACCTCCGGCCGTCCCGGACCGGTGGTTCTGACACTGCCGGAAGACATGCTGACGGAGCGAACGGAAGCTCCGGCCGCCCGCCCTTACCAGCCGGTCGAAAGCCATCCGGGACCGAGCCAGATCGCTCGGCTCGCCGATCTCCTCACGGAAGCGAAGCGCCCAATTGCCATTCTCGGCGGCACCCGCTGGTCCGCGGAAAGCGTTGCCGATTTTGAGCAATTCGCCGAACGCTGGCATCTGCCGGTCGGCTGCTCCTTCCGGCGCCAAATGCTCTTCGATCACCTGCATCCCAGCTATGCCGGCGACGTCGGCATCGGCGTCAACCCGGCGTTGGCAAAGGAAATCAAGGAAGCGGATCTCGTCCTGCTTCTGGGCGGTCGCTTCTCGGAAATGCCCTCCTCCTCTTATACCCTCCTCGATGTCCCCTATCCGAAGCAGAGACTGGTGCATGTCCATCCGGATCCGTCGGAACTCGGCCGCGTCTATAGGCCGGATCTGGCGATCGCCGCGAGCCCGCGCGACTTTGTAGCCGCGCTAGCGGGGATTGAGCCCACCGGAACGCCTGGCTGGGCGCCGCGCACGGCCGCCATGCACGAGACTTATCTCAGATGGTCGACGCCGCCGGAGACCGGGCCGGGCGACGTGCGGATGGGACCGATCATGAACTGGATCGAGGCGAACACGGCGCCGGACGCAATCTTCACCAACGGCGCCGGCAACTACGCCACCTGGCTGCACCGCTTTCACCGCTTCCGCCGCTACGGCACGCAAGCCGCGCCCGCCTCAGGCTCGATGGGCTACGGCCTGCCGGCGGCGGTCGCGGCGAAACGCCTTCACCCAAACCGTGAGGTCATCTGCTTTGCCGGCGACGGCTGTTTCCTGATGCATGGGCAGGAATTCGCCACGGCGGTTCGTTACGCCCTGCCGATTATCGTGCTGGTCATCAACAACGGCATCTACGGCACCATCCGCATGCATCAGGAGCGGGAATATCCCGGCCGCGTCAGCGCCACGGATTTGACAAATCCGGATTTTGCGGCGCTTGCCCGCGCCTATGGCGGCCATGGCGAGACGGTCGAGCGGACGGAAGAGTTTGCCAATGCATTTCTCAGAGCGCGTGCCAGCCGCAAGCCGGCGATCATCGAGATCAAGCTCGACCCGGAGGCGATCACGCCGGCACGGACGCTGAGCGAAATACGCAAGGGCTGA